One region of Mucilaginibacter gotjawali genomic DNA includes:
- a CDS encoding alpha/beta hydrolase — protein MFKTPLLLSGILCITLFSNAQTTNPLRYKDLIFPDVTINKNLCYASVVTQGEEKSSLFDLYQPKDDQSAARPLIIWMHGGGFIFGSKDAKGIRIWSKTFAQRGYVCAAINYRLAKKNQIFHLGELQKNCYYAVQDAKTAVEYFRQHHLEYHIDPGKIILAGNSAGGLLALQAAYSTDPELAKTAGMTAIDTKRQGIASVAGVINFWGGILDLNWLKNARVPIVSVLGSKDKIVSPTHKNSAIYGGVDINEKANALGIPNALKVFDGYSHELQRHFNPLFPGGKNTQKRWLEAGQFAADFLYRSLFK, from the coding sequence ATGTTTAAAACTCCATTGCTTTTATCCGGTATACTCTGTATTACATTATTCTCCAATGCGCAAACCACTAACCCGCTCAGATATAAGGACCTTATATTTCCGGATGTTACGATCAACAAAAATTTATGCTATGCATCAGTAGTTACTCAGGGAGAAGAGAAATCCAGTTTATTCGATCTTTATCAGCCGAAAGATGATCAATCAGCTGCCCGCCCGCTCATCATCTGGATGCACGGTGGAGGCTTTATATTCGGTTCAAAAGATGCAAAAGGGATCAGGATATGGAGTAAAACCTTCGCGCAACGCGGATATGTATGCGCGGCGATCAATTATAGACTAGCCAAAAAGAATCAAATTTTTCACCTTGGCGAATTACAAAAGAACTGTTACTATGCTGTTCAGGATGCAAAAACGGCCGTCGAATATTTCAGGCAGCATCATTTGGAATACCATATCGATCCGGGTAAAATTATACTTGCCGGAAACTCAGCAGGTGGTTTACTTGCACTGCAAGCTGCTTATAGTACAGACCCGGAATTGGCAAAAACAGCAGGTATGACGGCTATTGACACAAAACGCCAGGGTATAGCAAGCGTTGCAGGCGTGATAAATTTTTGGGGTGGAATACTTGATTTGAACTGGTTAAAGAATGCCAGGGTTCCTATAGTAAGCGTACTTGGGAGCAAGGATAAGATTGTATCCCCAACCCATAAAAATTCGGCCATCTATGGAGGCGTTGATATTAATGAAAAGGCAAATGCGCTTGGTATTCCAAATGCCTTAAAAGTTTTTGATGGCTACTCGCACGAATTGCAAAGGCATTTTAATCCCCTGTTTCCGGGCGGTAAAAACACCCAAAAACGGTGGCTGGAGGCTGGTCAATTTGCTGCTGATTTTTTATACCGGTCACTTTTTAAATGA
- the acpS gene encoding holo-ACP synthase, with protein sequence MIAGLGIDMIEVERVAAKIGKESGFRELVFSKNEILYCEAKKNKFQHYAARFAAKEAFFKAIGTGWLEGTLFNEIEIINNDAGKPELVLLGSTIKTIGALGIVKILVSLSHIKTMATAIVIIEK encoded by the coding sequence ATGATTGCTGGACTTGGTATTGATATGATTGAAGTTGAACGGGTAGCAGCTAAAATAGGTAAGGAAAGCGGGTTCAGGGAATTGGTATTCTCGAAAAATGAGATCCTTTATTGCGAGGCCAAAAAAAACAAGTTTCAGCATTATGCAGCCCGGTTTGCCGCTAAAGAGGCTTTTTTTAAAGCAATAGGTACCGGATGGCTTGAAGGGACTTTGTTTAATGAAATTGAAATAATAAATAACGATGCCGGAAAACCCGAACTGGTATTACTGGGTTCAACCATAAAAACAATCGGCGCACTCGGAATCGTTAAAATTTTAGTGTCGTTGTCGCATATAAAAACAATGGCAACAGCAATAGTAATCATAGAGAAATGA
- a CDS encoding phenylacetate--CoA ligase family protein, protein MITIFQETDRRKTDQATLMQEQKLQKLLLYLSRYSPFYKELFKKNGIDINAIQTLADLQFIPTTSKDDLQQRNDDFLCVPLEKVAEYTSTSGTLGSPVTIALTANDLDRLACNEYNSFLCADGTANDTYQLMLTLDRQFMAGIAYYSGIRQLGAGIIRLGPGVPSLQWETIKRLKPTAIVAVPSFILKLIQFAKETGIDIHSTSVKKAICIGENIRNTDFSLNILGKKITESWDIHLYSTYASTEMQTAFTECSEGRGGHYQPELLIVELLDENNKQVAPYTPGEVTITTLGVEGMPLLRYKTGDICMYDDEPCACGRTSLRLSPVMGRKKQMIKFKGTTLYPPALFDLLNEREEILDFVIEVYSNEIGLDQVLLYLLPVEESEACDHRIRAYLQARLRVSPHIKYVNAEEIQKKQFQDTSRKAVKFIDLRS, encoded by the coding sequence ATGATAACAATTTTTCAGGAAACAGATCGCCGGAAAACAGATCAGGCAACGCTGATGCAGGAACAAAAATTACAGAAACTTTTGTTGTATCTCTCCCGGTATTCACCATTCTACAAGGAACTGTTCAAAAAAAACGGAATAGATATTAATGCTATACAAACGCTTGCTGATCTTCAGTTTATACCAACGACAAGTAAGGATGACCTTCAGCAGCGAAACGATGATTTTTTATGTGTACCCCTTGAAAAGGTGGCGGAATATACCTCTACTTCCGGAACGCTGGGCAGCCCGGTAACCATTGCGCTTACCGCAAATGATCTTGATCGTTTAGCATGTAACGAATATAATTCTTTTTTGTGCGCCGATGGGACGGCAAATGATACTTACCAGTTAATGCTCACGCTCGACAGGCAGTTTATGGCCGGAATAGCGTATTATTCCGGTATTCGCCAACTTGGCGCTGGTATAATACGTTTAGGGCCCGGCGTACCTTCCCTTCAATGGGAAACTATTAAGCGGCTAAAGCCAACGGCTATTGTGGCTGTTCCATCCTTTATTCTCAAATTAATTCAGTTCGCTAAGGAAACCGGTATTGATATCCATAGTACTTCGGTAAAAAAAGCAATTTGCATCGGCGAAAATATTCGCAACACCGATTTCTCCCTGAATATTTTAGGAAAAAAAATAACGGAATCATGGGATATTCATTTATACTCAACTTATGCTTCTACCGAGATGCAAACTGCTTTTACGGAATGCTCAGAGGGCCGTGGCGGACATTATCAGCCTGAATTGCTGATTGTTGAATTGCTTGACGAAAATAACAAGCAGGTAGCACCCTATACGCCGGGCGAAGTAACTATTACAACCCTGGGAGTTGAAGGCATGCCTTTGCTGCGTTACAAAACAGGCGATATTTGTATGTATGATGACGAACCTTGTGCCTGCGGGCGCACCAGTTTGCGCTTGTCGCCGGTGATGGGCCGGAAAAAACAAATGATCAAATTTAAAGGGACCACACTTTATCCACCGGCTTTATTTGACCTGCTGAACGAACGGGAAGAGATTCTCGATTTTGTAATCGAGGTTTACTCAAATGAGATCGGGCTCGACCAGGTATTGCTTTACCTGCTTCCTGTTGAAGAGAGCGAGGCCTGTGACCACCGGATAAGGGCCTATTTGCAGGCAAGGTTAAGGGTAAGCCCCCATATTAAATATGTAAACGCCGAAGAAATTCAAAAAAAACAATTTCAGGATACCAGCAGAAAGGCTGTTAAATTCATCGACCTCAGATCGTAA
- a CDS encoding HAL/PAL/TAL family ammonia-lyase, which yields MIFVGHGMLSLDDFSELIYKQKEIALDKTALNNVEVNFKFLKKFSSNKLIYGINTGFGPMAQYKVSEENMLQLQYNLIRSHASGSGKLIPAFLAKALMIARLNSLMLAHSGVHTEVVELLKELINKNINPCIYEHGGVGASGDLVQLAHLGLMLIGEGEVLFEGEVHPAIEIFNRFGIKPLSIHIREGLALLNGTSAMTGIGMINIILAKKLLSWSVLFSAMVNEIVEAYDDHYSLELNRVKLHKGQNEIGAMMRDILIDSKMIRDRSEHLYDPANQDQEFFEDKVQEYYSLRCVTQVLGPIYDTIEQAENVLVNELNSVNDNPVIDHENQNIYHGGNFHGDYVSLEMDKLKIAITKLSMLSERQLNYLLNNKLNQKLPPFVNLGILGLNFGMQGMQFTATSTVAENQSLSFPMYVHSIPNNNDNQDIVSMGCNAALMTKRVIDNSFEVLAIQLMTILQSIDYLECRDRLSSVSRALYDEAREIFPKFIEDLPKYKDLRSVKEFLVGSAQIVAATQ from the coding sequence ATGATATTTGTTGGACATGGCATGCTCTCTTTGGATGATTTTTCTGAACTCATATACAAACAAAAAGAAATTGCATTAGATAAAACCGCTTTAAACAACGTAGAAGTCAATTTCAAATTCCTCAAAAAATTTTCTTCCAACAAATTGATTTATGGTATAAACACTGGTTTTGGGCCTATGGCTCAATACAAGGTGAGCGAAGAAAACATGTTACAGCTTCAGTACAACCTGATCAGGAGCCACGCTTCCGGAAGCGGTAAACTAATACCTGCGTTTTTGGCAAAGGCATTAATGATAGCGCGTTTGAATTCACTGATGCTGGCACATTCGGGGGTGCACACAGAAGTTGTTGAGCTTTTGAAGGAGCTAATCAATAAAAACATCAATCCCTGTATTTACGAACATGGCGGAGTTGGCGCCAGCGGCGACCTGGTACAATTGGCCCATTTGGGGTTAATGCTAATCGGTGAAGGTGAAGTGCTGTTTGAAGGGGAAGTTCACCCGGCAATTGAAATCTTCAACAGGTTCGGTATAAAACCGCTTTCTATTCATATCCGCGAAGGCCTGGCACTTTTAAACGGTACTTCCGCGATGACCGGTATCGGGATGATCAATATCATACTGGCGAAGAAATTACTGAGCTGGTCTGTTTTGTTTTCAGCAATGGTCAACGAGATCGTGGAGGCCTATGACGATCATTATTCGCTCGAATTGAACAGGGTTAAGCTGCATAAGGGCCAAAATGAAATTGGCGCAATGATGCGCGACATTTTAATAGATAGTAAAATGATCCGGGATCGTTCGGAACATTTGTATGATCCTGCTAACCAGGATCAGGAGTTTTTTGAAGATAAAGTGCAGGAATATTATTCGCTGCGATGTGTTACACAGGTACTTGGCCCCATTTATGACACCATTGAGCAGGCTGAAAATGTGTTGGTAAATGAATTAAACTCAGTAAATGATAACCCGGTGATCGATCATGAAAATCAAAATATCTATCATGGCGGTAATTTTCATGGTGATTATGTTTCATTGGAAATGGATAAGCTTAAGATAGCCATCACCAAATTGTCAATGCTTTCAGAACGGCAGCTGAATTATTTGCTGAATAATAAGCTGAATCAAAAATTGCCTCCATTTGTAAACCTTGGCATACTTGGCCTTAATTTTGGAATGCAGGGGATGCAGTTTACAGCAACTTCAACGGTTGCCGAAAACCAAAGCCTTTCGTTTCCGATGTATGTACATAGCATCCCGAATAATAACGACAACCAGGATATCGTCAGCATGGGCTGTAACGCGGCACTTATGACAAAAAGAGTAATCGACAACTCATTTGAAGTACTTGCCATACAATTAATGACGATTTTGCAATCAATTGATTACCTGGAGTGCCGCGACAGGCTTTCGTCTGTTTCCCGCGCATTGTATGATGAAGCAAGGGAAATATTCCCCAAATTTATTGAAGACCTGCCCAAGTATAAGGATTTGCGCAGCGTTAAAGAGTTCCTTGTCGGTTCAGCTCAAATTGTCGCCGCAACTCAATGA
- the fabG gene encoding 3-oxoacyl-ACP reductase FabG, which translates to MKCALITGGSRGIGRAICIRMAAMGYYVLINYKSNTEEADKTLSYIKQAKGDGELLRFDVVDKNQIQHILGNWIAANDEKYIEVLVNNAGITDDSLMAWMADEQWDNVLKTNLDSFFYVTRLVLNSMLARKYGRIINVVSLSGLKGLAGQTNYSAAKAGVIGATKALAQEVGRQGITVNALAPGFIKTDMTAALNEKELKALIPVKRFGLPGEVAYAAAFLASPEAAYITGQVLSINGGLYS; encoded by the coding sequence ATGAAATGTGCACTAATTACCGGCGGCTCAAGGGGCATAGGCAGGGCTATTTGCATCAGGATGGCCGCTATGGGCTATTATGTGCTGATAAACTATAAAAGCAATACAGAAGAAGCTGATAAAACGCTTTCGTATATAAAACAAGCTAAAGGTGACGGCGAACTCCTCCGGTTTGATGTGGTCGATAAAAACCAGATCCAGCACATATTGGGTAATTGGATAGCCGCTAATGACGAAAAATATATTGAAGTGCTGGTTAACAATGCGGGCATAACCGACGACAGCCTGATGGCCTGGATGGCCGATGAGCAATGGGACAATGTGTTAAAAACCAATCTCGATAGCTTTTTTTATGTTACCAGGCTGGTATTAAACAGCATGCTGGCCAGAAAGTATGGCCGCATCATTAATGTTGTGTCGCTGTCGGGTTTGAAGGGTTTAGCCGGGCAAACCAATTATTCGGCAGCGAAGGCGGGGGTAATTGGCGCCACAAAAGCCCTGGCCCAGGAAGTTGGCCGGCAGGGAATTACCGTTAATGCTTTGGCTCCGGGCTTTATAAAAACTGACATGACTGCAGCTTTGAATGAAAAAGAACTGAAAGCCCTTATACCGGTAAAACGGTTTGGTTTGCCCGGGGAAGTTGCCTACGCGGCAGCTTTCCTGGCATCGCCGGAGGCTGCTTATATCACAGGTCAGGTGCTTTCTATTAATGGAGGTTTATATTCCTGA
- a CDS encoding 3-hydroxyacyl-ACP dehydratase has protein sequence MIFPVDDILSLIPQQPPFVMVSKLLQADELNARSSFLICMDNVLVKNNTFQEAGLLENMAQTAALWAGYMAKEENRPVSVAYIGAIKNLEIYKLPIINDELITEITIENQIFGMTVFSGRVWHDKNLLAQCEMKVFISNKQDTM, from the coding sequence ATGATATTTCCGGTGGACGATATTCTCTCACTTATTCCTCAACAACCACCGTTTGTGATGGTAAGCAAGTTGCTTCAGGCTGATGAGTTAAACGCGCGAAGTAGTTTCCTTATTTGCATGGACAATGTTTTGGTAAAAAATAATACCTTTCAGGAGGCGGGCTTATTGGAAAATATGGCTCAAACGGCGGCGCTATGGGCGGGGTATATGGCAAAAGAGGAAAACAGGCCAGTGTCTGTTGCGTATATCGGGGCCATTAAGAACCTTGAAATATATAAATTGCCAATAATTAATGACGAGCTGATCACCGAGATCACTATCGAAAATCAGATTTTTGGAATGACGGTTTTTTCAGGAAGGGTCTGGCATGATAAAAATTTACTGGCGCAGTGCGAAATGAAAGTGTTTATAAGCAATAAACAGGACACGATGTAA
- a CDS encoding beta-ketoacyl-[acyl-carrier-protein] synthase family protein: MSSLKENKGPDVFIVADNISSPLGKTTAQNFSKLKQGVSALKQYHDPDISAQPFYASLFRKDESFLKNDPHYYTKFEQLLIASIAGALHGSGITISDKKTVLIISSTKGSISLLENEIMSETLKRRIALPTSARLISKYFGFINQPIVVSNACISGVLAILTGMRLLRAGQFENAVIAGADVISKFIFSGFESFQALSPQICKPFDRLRDGLNLGEGAATVILSTNKNYSQNIKIKGGAVSNDANHISGPSRTGKELAGAIKQAMQDAAVRSADIDFISAHGTATVYNDEMEANAFFLTDLQSTPVNSLKAYYGHTLGAAGLIESIISIQSMKENLVLPTLGFEHNGVTQPLNVCNSLLRGDFKICLKTASGFGGCNGAVVFGMD, from the coding sequence ATGAGCAGTTTAAAGGAAAATAAGGGGCCGGACGTTTTTATCGTCGCTGATAACATATCATCTCCGCTCGGTAAAACAACCGCTCAAAACTTTTCAAAGTTAAAACAAGGGGTATCAGCCTTAAAACAGTACCATGATCCGGATATTTCCGCACAGCCTTTTTATGCTTCATTATTCCGGAAAGATGAAAGTTTTTTAAAGAACGATCCGCACTATTATACAAAATTTGAGCAGTTGCTAATTGCTTCCATTGCCGGCGCTTTGCACGGTAGCGGGATAACTATCTCCGATAAAAAAACGGTACTGATCATCTCCTCTACCAAGGGCAGTATTAGTTTGCTGGAAAACGAAATCATGAGCGAAACGCTAAAAAGAAGGATCGCCTTGCCAACCTCTGCCAGGTTGATTTCGAAGTATTTCGGATTTATTAATCAGCCCATTGTTGTATCAAACGCGTGCATTTCAGGTGTTTTGGCCATTTTAACCGGGATGCGGCTTCTTCGGGCCGGGCAATTTGAAAACGCGGTAATAGCGGGTGCCGATGTAATCTCGAAATTTATCTTCTCGGGTTTTGAGTCGTTTCAGGCGCTTAGCCCGCAAATATGTAAACCTTTTGACCGGCTGAGGGATGGATTGAACTTAGGTGAAGGCGCAGCAACCGTCATCTTATCAACAAATAAAAATTACAGCCAGAATATAAAAATTAAGGGTGGCGCGGTAAGTAATGACGCTAACCATATTTCCGGGCCGTCACGTACTGGCAAAGAACTCGCCGGTGCTATAAAACAAGCAATGCAAGACGCAGCGGTTAGATCTGCCGATATTGATTTTATTTCAGCTCACGGAACGGCCACTGTTTATAATGACGAAATGGAAGCAAACGCCTTTTTTTTGACAGACCTGCAATCTACTCCTGTGAACAGTTTAAAAGCTTACTATGGGCATACCTTAGGTGCAGCAGGGTTGATCGAGTCTATTATATCAATTCAGTCGATGAAAGAAAATTTGGTTTTGCCAACTTTAGGATTTGAGCACAATGGGGTAACCCAGCCTTTAAATGTTTGCAACAGTCTGCTACGGGGAGATTTTAAGATTTGCCTCAAAACAGCATCGGGCTTTGGCGGTTGTAATGGGGCAGTGGTTTTTGGTATGGATTAG
- a CDS encoding beta-ketoacyl-[acyl-carrier-protein] synthase family protein translates to MGSSVYVAGVGVISAIGNNVQEHLLAFEQEDAGMSDITILDTIYRKKLPVAEVKLDNRQLAAITGLPDDMSRTALLSLAAAREALKDAAIPHFDTLRTGFVSANTVGGMDRSEHFFIDFVDNNSKGKLKNVYDHECGSMTEIVGDRLGITDFITTISTACSSSANAIFYAARLIKNDVLDIVIAGGTDALTKFTLNGFNTLMILDASFCKPFDEHRGGLNLGEGAGYLVLVSETVAKKLKKKLYGKLSGYNNSNDAYHQTASSPDGTGSYLAMKGALEKSGLKPADIDYINLHGTGTPNNDSAEGAAIKRLFGPDYPPMSSTKSFTGHTLGASGGIEAVFSVLAIEHGLIYPNLRFETPMSGLQLVPEKRFLKDQNINHVMSNSFGFGGNCTSLIFSKI, encoded by the coding sequence ATGGGCTCATCAGTATACGTGGCAGGCGTTGGCGTTATCTCGGCAATTGGTAACAATGTGCAGGAGCACCTATTGGCATTTGAGCAGGAAGATGCCGGTATGAGTGATATCACGATACTTGACACCATATATCGTAAAAAGTTGCCTGTAGCTGAAGTAAAGCTGGACAACCGGCAACTTGCTGCAATAACGGGCCTGCCTGATGATATGAGCCGGACGGCGTTATTGAGCCTGGCCGCAGCACGGGAGGCGTTAAAAGATGCGGCTATACCTCATTTTGATACGCTTCGCACTGGCTTTGTTTCGGCAAATACAGTAGGTGGAATGGACAGGAGTGAGCACTTTTTTATTGATTTTGTGGATAACAACAGTAAGGGTAAATTAAAAAATGTTTATGACCATGAATGCGGCAGTATGACGGAGATTGTGGGGGATCGACTGGGTATTACAGATTTTATAACGACGATAAGCACCGCCTGTTCATCCTCTGCAAACGCTATTTTTTACGCAGCCCGGCTTATAAAAAATGATGTGCTTGATATTGTGATAGCCGGCGGCACCGATGCTTTAACCAAATTTACGCTTAACGGTTTTAACACCCTGATGATATTGGATGCATCGTTTTGCAAGCCATTTGATGAACACCGCGGAGGTTTGAATTTGGGTGAAGGCGCAGGATACCTGGTATTGGTTTCGGAAACGGTTGCAAAAAAATTAAAGAAAAAATTATATGGTAAACTCAGCGGGTATAACAACAGTAACGATGCTTACCATCAAACGGCTTCCTCGCCGGATGGCACGGGTTCCTACCTTGCTATGAAAGGCGCCCTTGAAAAAAGCGGTTTAAAGCCTGCCGACATTGATTATATCAACCTGCACGGTACAGGTACGCCCAATAATGACAGTGCCGAAGGTGCCGCTATCAAACGCCTGTTTGGCCCTGATTATCCACCGATGAGTTCAACCAAGTCATTTACAGGCCATACGCTGGGTGCAAGCGGTGGTATCGAAGCCGTATTCTCTGTTTTGGCTATTGAGCATGGTCTGATTTATCCAAACCTTCGATTTGAAACGCCAATGAGTGGATTACAGCTGGTGCCTGAAAAAAGATTTTTGAAAGATCAAAACATTAATCATGTAATGTCTAACTCGTTCGGTTTCGGAGGTAATTGCACATCACTCATATTTTCAAAAATTTAA
- a CDS encoding beta-ketoacyl synthase chain length factor produces the protein MKVYIRSTACISPQNTFGSESFVGEVVEYHGGRLKAIEPDYKAFVDPKSLRRMSHVIKMGVAAAMDCLVKGDVDIPGAIITGTAYGCLEDTVTFLTRIIEQAEEMLPPTAFIQSTHNTVGAQIALVLKCHAYNNTFVHKGISFESALLDAIMLLKENEADNILVGGTDEMTDTSFTILSRLGLYKRMPCSNFNLYASETRGTVGGEGAAFFLLSDKTSEKNLAELIAIRTIYKPASMEDIEKKVLLFLDENALKINDIDLVITGRNGDTAHDNIYKQLNLSLFNHVNLANYKHLCGEYPTSSAFALWLGANIIKEGIVPEAVVERSTKKVRPQKILVYNHYQKIYHSLMLLSAI, from the coding sequence ATGAAGGTTTATATCCGGTCAACTGCTTGTATATCGCCGCAAAACACCTTTGGCAGCGAAAGTTTTGTAGGCGAGGTTGTGGAATATCACGGGGGCCGGTTGAAAGCAATTGAGCCAGACTATAAAGCATTTGTTGATCCTAAATCGCTCAGGCGGATGAGCCATGTCATTAAAATGGGCGTTGCCGCAGCGATGGATTGCCTTGTAAAAGGTGACGTAGACATACCGGGCGCTATAATTACAGGGACAGCTTACGGGTGCCTGGAAGACACCGTAACATTTTTAACCCGGATAATTGAACAGGCTGAAGAGATGCTTCCGCCAACGGCGTTTATCCAGTCCACCCATAATACAGTTGGTGCACAGATTGCTTTAGTGCTTAAATGCCATGCTTATAATAATACTTTTGTGCATAAAGGCATTTCATTTGAGAGTGCGCTGCTGGATGCAATAATGCTTTTAAAGGAAAACGAAGCGGATAATATATTGGTTGGGGGAACAGATGAAATGACCGATACCAGCTTTACCATATTAAGCCGCCTCGGCCTTTATAAGCGGATGCCATGTTCTAACTTCAACCTGTACGCAAGCGAAACAAGGGGGACAGTGGGGGGAGAGGGTGCAGCGTTTTTTTTATTGAGCGATAAAACTTCCGAAAAAAATCTTGCAGAACTTATCGCCATCCGAACTATTTATAAACCCGCCAGCATGGAAGATATCGAGAAAAAAGTACTATTATTCCTTGACGAAAATGCTTTAAAAATTAACGATATTGACCTGGTAATAACAGGTAGAAACGGTGATACAGCACATGATAATATCTATAAGCAATTAAACCTGTCGCTTTTTAATCATGTAAATTTAGCTAATTACAAGCATTTATGCGGAGAATATCCAACATCCTCGGCATTTGCATTGTGGCTGGGTGCAAATATAATCAAAGAAGGAATTGTCCCGGAAGCTGTTGTCGAACGGAGCACTAAAAAAGTACGACCCCAAAAAATATTGGTCTATAATCACTATCAAAAGATATACCATTCTTTAATGTTGCTTTCAGCGATATAA
- a CDS encoding hotdog family protein — protein MLKTNDALFGISKIEQHYNAISATIDINKDCDIFNGHFPGQPVIPGACMLQIVKEVLEQALGTPLRLKKAEHLKFLTMIDPETTPSANLDVAYKSVSEGHICITAKLVKGAVVCFKFQGTFIAG, from the coding sequence ATGCTAAAAACTAACGATGCGTTATTCGGAATCAGTAAAATTGAACAGCACTACAATGCAATTAGTGCAACTATAGATATAAATAAGGATTGCGACATATTTAACGGGCATTTCCCAGGCCAGCCTGTAATACCTGGCGCCTGTATGTTACAAATAGTGAAAGAAGTATTGGAACAGGCTTTGGGTACCCCTTTGCGCTTAAAAAAAGCAGAACATTTAAAATTTTTAACGATGATTGATCCGGAAACTACGCCTTCAGCGAATTTGGATGTAGCATACAAATCTGTTTCAGAAGGCCATATTTGTATAACAGCCAAATTAGTTAAAGGAGCGGTTGTTTGTTTTAAATTTCAGGGGACATTTATTGCCGGGTGA
- a CDS encoding phosphopantetheine-binding protein → MDKAALKEQLKSQIIQFLNLTDLTTVDIKDDEPLFGDGLGLDSIDSLELIVLLKKEYGITIKDPREGRKILVDVNTMVDYIEEHQVKL, encoded by the coding sequence ATGGATAAAGCAGCATTAAAAGAACAGTTAAAAAGCCAGATCATACAATTCCTTAACCTTACAGACCTTACTACTGTTGACATCAAAGATGACGAGCCTTTATTTGGCGACGGCCTCGGATTGGATTCCATTGATTCACTTGAATTGATCGTTTTATTAAAAAAAGAGTATGGCATCACCATTAAAGATCCCCGGGAAGGACGAAAGATATTAGTGGATGTGAATACGATGGTGGATTACATCGAGGAGCATCAGGTGAAACTATGA